The genomic segment AATCCCTAAGTTTAATCATAGTGCTTGTAACATAAATTAGATTAGAAAAGCACTTGCATAGTTCTCTATCACATGCTTTATGCTGAActactcttttgagcataaccATTATGCTAAAAATTTCCTGACAACATAATAGGAAACTTGTGTTTTATGATGAACCAACGAGTTGATGAAAAAGAGCAGGTTCACTATTTGGCAAGCTCGTGAAGGAATATTGGTCTCTTTATCACTCTGCAGAATTACAACGAAATTGACAGCAGAGACAGTGTGTGATCCTTTCACATGGCTTTCTAGTCAATACTACTCCTCAAACACAGCAACAAAAATTTCCTTACAACTTCGTAAAATACAATAAAACTACCATTTGTGGGTCAATTTCACGAGTATGCCTAAAATACTACCAGAAAGTTAGTGCGATAATAGATATGATAAGCTATTTATCAAAAACCAATATGTCCtatttttttcccccaaaattTTAGAAAGGGATTGCTCCAGAATTGTACGCTTCACTTTGAAGTGGTCGTTTATCACGATAAAGTTTGTGGAGGAAGTACTCCAATTGATTTCATTTTCCTTCGTGTTCACACAATTCAGATGCAGATATTATCTGGGCTGTCTAAGGGAAGTAGAAACtacatgttttgtccaaaagaattcaaattagaaaaggaaaaaaaaagagaagaccaTGATTCTGGCATTCCTATTTTTAACCTTCAAGTACTCCACTCTTAATTTTAGCTAATCAAAATGACTTGCACACTTCCAAGATGGGAAGCACTTGGTTTGGCCTGGAAGATCAAGATCCTGCAAGATGGACACGCTTTCAGGGCTTGCATCCGGAGACTAAACTTGGCCAAGAACTATAGTATAAGCTCAGAATTTCTTGTCATATGACTAATCCTGTATGGAAGTTTtaaaccccccaaaaaaaaaaaaaaaaaactgtttggaAATTTCTAATGCTTCTAAGGCACTAAGGCTTGAAGAAAAACACATATTCTTGCCTAACTACATGTTCATATTACCACGAAATTTTTAACATCCTCATATATTATTAGCAAATCTGGTGCAACCCTAGGGAACCAAAACCTGCATGAAAGAGATACACAGGACTAGTTGCCTAGTTTGAGGATTTCAATCTAACATGACCTCTATTTCAAAGAGAAAATTCTTTATTGCGCAGTTCTTTAAGATAAATATATGCATTCTTAAGTGTTCATCATAAAAGCATTTCTGTTTTCCTTTAGAAACAAATTTTAACAAGGTGTTTCATTTGCATTAGTATATACCACAAGGACATTTTACAGCAAGTATCTTGAAACTAttttaccaaaagaaaaaaataataaaaaaaaccgTGAAACTGAAATGAGGAATCTGGAAAGTACTTTAAGGTCAGtatgtttttccttttgtaaattagGACAGTAAATTAACTTTTGTACCTAAAATCAGTACTAAAATCAGGACAGTAAATTAACTTTTGTACCCATTCTAAACGCACACCGCTTTCTTTTTCCTGGAAAATGCATAATAAAAATATGCATTCCTTTTAACGTGTATGAGTCTCTACATAGGTATGTGCTGGTAAATTAAATGCCCAGCAAGGCTTCAACAATTGAAAATCAGGGAAGATTAATCTCTTGGACAGTACAAAGCTGTGCTGATCATGTTTTGCAATGCATTGCTATCTGCGTAGTTGCATTCTTTAGAAAACTATTtaactcttcttctttttcttactTCAACTAAAGGAAAAGCACGTAGATAATATGTGAGAGGCAGTGAAGGAAGATCTCCCCTAGCAAATTTGTCGCGAATCATAGACAGTGAAGGAAAACCAGTTCTTCCAAAGGAAGCGTTATGCGATTGAGGATCTTCCCTGCCAAGAGTCGTATCGATCTCTTCCGTGAAGGAATGAAGCATTCCTAAAGTCTCCAACAAAACCAATCGCTTCCCATTTTTCCCATCAAAAAATTTCTTGGCCTTCTTCTCGATACAATTTTCCGTTACAAGCTTAGCTGAAGCATATACATTTGATTTAAATTCCCGCATCTCTAATCTAAGACCATATTTATCTGCACATTCCAGCTCCTCAAGAGCTTTGTCAGCAACATCCATGATGCCTCTCACAAATTGGCAACAACGCCAATCATTGGAACGCCCGCACAGCTCTGCAAAGCTCAGCAAGAACTTTAGATGTTGGCTGAGAAAAGCTGACTCAGTACCCACTTCACGGAAAAAGTTCATGGCGTCTTTGAGTTCTCGACAAGACTGAAGCAGATCCCTCACCGCCTCACGACAAGGTAGTAAGGCTGAATTGTGGCGTAAATCTTCCCAGGAGTTGTAGAAGTCAGATTCATCAAGAAATTTCTCCAGCTTATTCTCATTTAAACCAATCTGTTCTACTAATTCTGGCGCTTCTCTTGATAGCATTCGTTCCCAGCCGTGACGAATATTCTTCCTATACTCATCATATAACGGTGAAGTAATTAGTAGCTTAGTTCTCCGAGAAAAATCTCCTATCTCCTACAGGCAGTGCAAGAGGTGCAATATCTTCTACTAGTTGGTCCGGCAAAGTTGGGGGTCCTTCCATTTCCAATACTCTGATGACCTCACCAACTTTTTCAGTAAATAACTTGGCTTGCAATATCTTGATATACAGTATTTTGAGTAGGATAGTAGTTAACTCGTCCACCTCCTCCAGCAGACAAACAACTTCATCATTAACCATCTTTCCCTCTGTCAATCCTACCCGATGTAATCAATGGTAAATTAACAAAGAAATCACCTTGATGTTTAGATTTAAACCTTTAAGGCTTTAACCGGACTGCAATAAGtaaatataaaaggaaaaaagaaaaagaacatacTAATATCCAGGACAAAGCAAAAAAGCTGGGGACTGACAACTATCCATGCGAGAAAGAAGCTACAGCTTACCAACAGCAGAGGAGAAAAGGCCTTTGATGATCGGAATCACGATTGCTAGAAGAAAGCCGGCGATGATAACTTGTGGTTAACGAAGCAGAAGCAGCCAAGTCGCCCCAAGTGCCAAAAGTCTTGTCTttgatttcttctcatttttcttgaaaaaagttGAAAAAGGCTGAATATTTAGGAGTCCTAGAACAGTTCGACCTGCCCTGCTAAGGgagttattttcttttttgttgtaaCTATAGCATTTGTATAACTTATTTTAACTTATTTTAAAGAAAGAGAGAGTTTAACCGACGGAGAATTCAGTCAGAGGAAGTCACTTGAAAGTGACAACCACAATTAAGTGATAAAGTGAGAGGTCCAAGACTTTAAAGTACTAGTGATGACCAACAGCCTAAGTGGCTGTTGGCCTGCTAAGGGATTCAACAATTTGGCAAGAGCTATTACTAAATCCAAGTAGTTTGAATTAGTTACTGTAAATAGCATTTGTATCGATTTTTGTGTGAAATATAGTTCAAGTTTATCTCTATCTCtgtctttattattattattttttgataaaaaagttCAAGTGGCTCTCAAAATTTTAGCCTCATAAAGTGTTAGCCGTTcaacaattataaaaaaaaaaaaattggctctCGATGTATCAAAAGTGCAAATTGTTAGCCTTTTGTGAATTCCAACTGTTTATGAGTGGCGGAATTGAGGGCATTCTTGTCCATGTAGGAATATAAAAATCCAAAAGTTTTTCTTGAATTGAATTGTTATCCAAATAGAGTATCATGAGCTTAAAAGTATGCGAAACTGTGAAAGTATGACcttttttctctgttttttgtTCCCTCTTTTTTTATCTTTAGCTAGTACACAATTCATGCAAGAGAAATTGATCTTCGTAAGGATGCACTGTGCAACTTTTGTTTCTAAGCGCTTGAATTTTGTGGGATACTTTGACTGACCGTCAAATGCTGGAGCTCTTATTTTACCAATTCTAGTTAGTGACTGAATCCAAAACAAAATTATAGAAGGAACATACAAATGATCAGGTGCATATTCACCTTCGAAATCCCTTGTATAATGCTTCCAAAGTGCATATTCATATAATCAGGTGCTTCAGAAAGCAACGAAGATTTCTACAGAAATCTCGAGCCGACAATTGCTTAATTTGGAGAGTGATACATGGGAAACACAGCAGATGCTACAGCGTTTGCAAAAGAGAAGCAATGGCATAAGCCACCGGGACTGACTGTCTTATCTCTCGACACACAAACacaggtcttttttttttttttcggtaacgataatatttgtataatttaaTCTCTCGACACACACAGGTATTACAAACTGAAAATGTAGAGCTTGTTATTTCTTTCCATGTTTATTTTCCTGAATGAGCATAAAATTGGGTACCATAATATTGGTCATCAAGAACAGACTAGGATAGATTAGATGCTCCCAAGTCACAAGAATTGGTTTTGATAGCCAGCTAGTTCAGCAAGCTTCTTTTTATGTCTTTGCTTTCCTCTGGGCTACTGAATTGTGCTACTGACCATCTGGTTAACTTGCATGAACACATTATAAatcatattttaatttcatatatatcaaattgttgtagcatttttttttttacaaaaacttttcaaaataattgtccaaatgGGCTCTTACCTATTTAAGACATCGATGTTTTCTCTGGTTTTAGAATTAGGTAACCTTCGCCtcttcccgaacttttcgctgccaaaaaaaaaatctaattaaaAAATCGTCTAATGTGGATGCGGGCCACTGGTGAGTGGCATAAGACCGACGGCGTGGTGCCATTCACGATCCGAATTAGCTCCGCTCAATATGGGACATTTgacttcaaaattttgaaatcaactattgaacatcaaattgagCTCATCCGGTCCAATCATTGTAAATTGGATGATTGTTTTGGTTCAACCGCACCAGCACTTAACCATTTTATGTGTATATATTATAACCAAATACCCACCAACTGCACCTCACATCACCCTGTTTTATGTCtatcagctttctttttttaatggaaCGAAAATAATTTGGgaataagtatttattttttttacgaGTTTCAATTGGGTACTCATTAAAACATCTAAATTACACTGAAATTATCATGTGAAAATATAGATTAACATTTATTACACCTCCTAAATTGTAACATTTTTTTAGAATTagttatacttttttttttaaaagaaaactaATATCTAGTACCTCTTTTAACGAGTGCCCAATAGACACTCGTCAGTCAAACCGTAGAATTAGATACCCAAAtcttttaacccaaaaaaaaaagtccaactCAGTCGGGGGGCCAAACAAGCTATGTGTCATTCATGTCTGGGGGATTATATTCTCAGAAGTGATTTTTATTGTGAAAAAACAAGATATAGCCAGAGTAGTGGACTGTATTAAATTGGGACATCGTAATTCGTAATCTTTATCACAGCAATATCTTACTTGAAATAGGGGAATTAATGAAAGTAGGTGCACTGGACATTATTTAATGTATTTAATAAATTCATAGAGGCCCCTTTGATTCTTGACTCATGGATGCAAAGAAACAAGTCCCCTAAGAGTTAGGATAAAGTTTGGTACTAAAAAAAGCTTCGATAAAGTATTGACTGGCTTTACAATACAATTGCGCTACATCAGAAAATGGAACATAAATATAGAATAGGCATTTAAAATTTGTGTTATGTTAAATATTGGAGTATATCCCACTTTTGCTGCTAATAGACGTGTCCCTGTTTGGAGATTTGTCAAGCAATAAAGGttgtcaagattttttttttttgggggtggtCCTAGTTGGGTCACCGTCTGAGATTTTCTTGGCCAGAAGAAATCAAATATTGATACCATTAAGCCCAGAAGATATTCTTTTCAATTAAAAAGATGCAACTTTGGTTGGTTTTCAATGCATTTTTTCATAAATCTGCAAGCTAACTGAGTGTCCTGGGCAAAAATTAATTGGTCGCCAAGTTTTAGCATTCTTAAGACTTTAATGTTTTCTGTGATTTTGGAACCAGGTAACCATACCATCTTTCTGAACTTTTCtttaccaaaaacaaaaaaaaaaaatttatagcaGGACAAAATTAATAGGAGTTCGTGTTATTTGAAAAAATCTAGTTTTATGTGGATCCGAGGGACCGGTGGGTGAAAGATCAATATCTTGAAATCAATATTGACTTCAATGTCTTGAAATCAAACATGTAACATCAAATTCCCTCCTATGGAGAGGTTATTTAGGGGCAGTTTCTTCTCTCTTAAAGATTAGAGTTTCTTCTCTTCTAAAAATTTTTAGTGAGAGATTTTGTGGTTAGTCTACCTCTTATATTAGatataaattttttgaaatttggttGTCAGATCTAAGATTTCTTAGATCTACCATGTCAAATCTCACTTTAATATATGAATTTAAATCAATTCATTATCAGATTTAGAAGGAAGCATGCGGTATAGTTGGAAGCATACACGAATGATCTTaagattaaaaatattttatcttttaatttttttagaatttCAATGTTATACGTTATTGATTTTCTAGATCTGTATAATTGATATAATTTCTGTCACTAACGCAGATTTAATAAAATGATGctgtttttttattaaaaataaatgtATCATCAAGTTGAGCTCAAGAggttaaatatatttttagtgAGTAAATTGGAGTGCAAGAGGTTAAATAACAAGCGCGAGTATCAATTTTCAAAACCAGTGTATTTTCCTATCATTCTGCTAATATACTTGTCCCTATCTAAACCTAGAGATATGTCCTCCAAGTCCTACTTGGGTCACAGTATGAGATTTTGTCGGTTCGCATAAATCGATGTTGATAGTTTGATAACATTACGTCGAAAAGATTAGGTGTGCTTGGCTCTATTCACTACTCACAGCATGCCGTGATCCATGGTTGTATCGAAGCCAAACTCATCTAAATTTTTTGTTACAAAAAAATCATTAATTacaaaaagatttttttaaaaaaaataaaaggatgcAATCTTTGGTTGGTTTTCAATGGATTTACGTAAATCTGCAGGCTAATTGAGGTCCCTACCAAATAAATGGAAAGAAAATAGTCCGTACCATGTTATGTTAATTTCCATGGCTTGGAGGGGTAGTTTTGACACCCACTCTACACATGATTCATGGCTTAATTAATTTGAGTTTACAGATATCCATTCAAATCAATTTGATATGACAGGAGACAAATAATGTatcacttgatttttttttatgtgtatATATcatatcttgattttttttatgtgtATATACCATATCACGATGCTAttgcaaatttttgtttaaaaattacTTGCATATACAAATTCATCCGTGACGTGCATTTGGATTAGTCTATGAGGATATGGATCCAATTAGACCGtcagtttccttttctttttttttttttgtcaaatcaaTTTAGTAGCGTCTTAATCCCTAGGGTTCTTAGTGATAAATCAAATTGACAAATTAGTAATGTAACACATCACTAAAGTTGTGCTAGTTGTAACCAAAGCATTTAATATTCTCAGACTGGCAACATCAACTGGTTAAACTTTTAATTCAAGTCCAAAAGATTAGGTGGGCTTGGCTCTGATCACTATTCACGGCATGTTGtaattagggatggcaacggggcggggttggggcgggagacccctcccccatcccccgccccacTACCTATAAACTCCCcccacccccgccccatccctcGCCCCCCACtcccccccgccccgccccgcttccACCCGCAgggctaataaaaatttgttatataattttattatggttaagttttagcaaataatcaagtactaaaatattaacacatcatcaaattattattcattataattttacaattgaaacttataaaaacaatcaaacaaaaaatatttgaatacaatccaacatgatgaaataaatataactaaagtagtcaaattttcacttttggcacaaatacaatcactaattcattattgtgcttgtgcttttttaaaaaaaaaatattattgtattaagtgtaattagggatttagtataaccaattaataatttgtattagtacacatatataattattagtataattaataatatcaattatgttatatatactaatagacattatataagacatataactaataatatcattatcataagtttgtaactaattaaattatatattatatatataattatatatatttatttttttaaagcagGTGGCGGGACGGGGGATGGAGCGGGGGTAcactcccccgccccccgccccgtttctaagcgggcgcccccgccccaacccctcCCTATTAACCCCCCGCGGTCACCCGCCCCCATTGTCATCCCTAATCGTAATTCATGATCCGTGGTTGCAATCAAAGTCAAACTCATCTAAATTttgtattataaaaaaaattattaattacaaaagattttttttaaaaaaaataaaaggatgcATTCTTTGGTTGGTTTTCAATGGATTTTACATAAATCTGCAGGCTAATTGAGGTCCCTACCAAATAAATGGAAAGAAAATAGTCCATACCATGTTATGTTAATTTCCATTGCTTGGAGGGGTAGTTTTGACACCCACTCTACACATGATTCATGGCTTAATTAATTTGAGTTTACAGATATCCATTCAAATCAATTTGATATGACAGGAGACAAATAATGTatcacttgatttttttttatgtgtatATATcatatcttgattttttttatgtgtATATACCATATCACGATGCTAttgcaaatttttgtttaaaaattacTTGCATATACAAATTCATCCGTGACGTGCATTTGGATTAGTCTATGAGGATATGGATCCAATTAGACCGtcagtttccttttctttttttttttttgtcaaatcaaTTTAGTAGCGTCTTAATCCCTAGGGTTCTTAGTGATAAATCAAATTGACAAATTAGTAATGTAACACATCACTAAAGTTGTGCTAGTTGTAACCAAAGCATTTAATATTCTCAGACTGGCAACATCAACTGGTTAAACTTTTAATTCAAGTTTTCGCTAGGAGACAAATTTTGCTTTTCTTCTACAATTCTAATAGaaattaaatttaatttatccactATAGATAATCATACAAACTGAGCTaacaataaaaaaggaaaatactGCAGAATGTACCATCTAAAACCACAGAGATAAAGAGATTCCGCAGCTCAGTCACATCATTGCACTTTTACTATGTTATTGTATAATTTTAAGAATTAGTGTTTtatacaccgtcagtgtaaAGTTTTTTTACATTAATAGGTATAGATATGTGAAACATAGACAAAAagtgaatttaaaatttgaatagtGATGATGTGGCATTCTTCTAAACCTgcttgtgtaaaaaaaaaaaaaaaatttttacactAATTGTGTATAAAAATTAATCCCAAATTTTAATCATGGTGCTTATAACATAAATTAGATTAGAAAAGAACTTGCTATTTCTCTATCATGTGCTTTATGCTGGACTAGTCTCTTGAGCACAATCATTATGCTAAAAATTTCTTGACAATATAATAGGGAAACTTGTGGAGTTTGATGAACCAACGGAGTTGATGAAAAAGGGAAGGTTCACTATTTGGCAAGCTCGTGAAGAAATATTGGTCTCTTTGTCACACTGCAGAATTACAACGAAATTAACAGCAGAGACAGTGTGTGATCCTTTTACATTGCTTTCTAGTAAATATAACTCCTCAAACACAGCAATAAAAATTTCCTTACAACTTCGTAAAATGTAATAAAACTACCATTTGTGGGTCAATTTCACGAGTATGCCTAAAATAATACCATAAAATTAGTTAGTGCGATAATAGACATGATGTGCTATTCATCGTATTaattgccttttcttttcttttttggtacaGGATAAAAGGACAAATTGTGAATGACTATCTTGTAGCTATCTACATGTTCTGAATGAAGGATAATAATATCTTCTTTtgtgtgaaaagaaaaaaatgataaatcttAAGGATGCATATGCTAAGTTCTATGATTCCCCTAATGCCAAATATTTGACAGAAACTAAGCCAACTAGTAATTAAAATAAGTTGATCTTGAAGGTAAAATGGAGGTATCAAAAATATTAGTTTCCTAGAAGTTCTATGAAAATTTCCCTGtttaaggtaaaaaaaaaaaaaaagaaccacgTTTATTCATCTACATAGCCTCATCATAACTTCAATATAGAAATCATTTGCCATGTGTCATCAATTCATGATAGCATGTGTTGTATCAGTTACAGGACTTTTGTGCAAACTTTAGCTTCCTATAAGACATTTATGATTCAATGATTTTGGTGCACTCCCAATAAAGATGTTCAAAGTAATTTGATTCAGCTTCGTCTTGATTAGATCGAGGAACTCAAGCCAATATGCGCCAACTCCCGAGTTGGACTTTCTGGTCACTTCAATGTTGTCCTAATCCAAATCTTTACACTAGGAAAAAGAGTTCAACCAAAAAAAGATTGCAGTATTAAACTGGCCTCTGAGAGAGGAATCGAGACATAAAGTTTTCAATACGTAGAAATTCATTAAACAACTGATAATATTTACATCGATCGATTATTGGACCACACCATTAACATATGATATTATCATAACTCATAGGAGCAAGCACACAATATATTTCAGGTTTGCACATGGTACAACCTTCGTCGAGCTTACATTTATTCAATACACTAACTGGAGATCTTGGAACTTCCAAACACACATGTTCGTGCCATCTATGATGACAATTTAGCACCCCTTCATTTGAGATGGTGAGTCTCAATATCCTTAGTGACATGAAGGCAAAAGTCCATCAGAGTATTTGGATCTGGGATATTGGGATTCTTTTTCTCATACTCCAAGGTCCATGTAACCAAGTTGCTTTTGCCATGGGTATCAACATGAACTGTTATGATGAAGGTCTTGTATAACTCCAGCAGATCTCCTTCAATCACCTTGAATGTGATTGACCTCTTTGCCTCATCTATGGCCTGGATAACCTCTTTGGCcactttcttttttccatctaaaaaaattgaagaattgaATGAGAAGAGTGTGAAGCTCTAAagataaaaaaacaaaattcagtAATTATTAAggccaagaaaaataaattttcctaGTGGCCGGCCTCACAACCAAAGATTGTTAACAGTTGACCTTTACTTGAGCCtttcaattttatctttcaattttttctagCAGGTGATGATGAAATTTAAGAAATGACGAGGGAAGAAGGACTTGAACCAGGCACCAAGATCATTTGTGAGTTGAAAACTTTGCTCAAATAGATCTAAGCATTATACATGCATGCAGAATCATAAACAAGAAAAGATGGAAATATTTGAAAGGGACAACGAAAAGAAGGGAAATCAGGAGGAAATTCAGATACCGTGAGTATAATTCCAGAAGATGACAGATCCGACGGTTCCCCAATTACCATCATGCAGCTCACAACCTTGAATATGAGTAGGGCTCATGGTAGATACATGGTGTGGTCTGTGCCTAAAAATTTCATGAAACACATCTCCATCGGATTTTATCTCGATTTGGTTAACGAGCTTACCAGTAAGACTCATTTCTTCTAGCTTTTTTTAGCCAAGAAAATATGACTACTGAAGGAAGAGGGGTGAGGGAAAGCTAAAGACTGAAGGGCTTTTTATAGTCGAGTTGTCTGCATTATTTAAACGCCAAAACGTCATAGTGTACTAAGGGCCAGCTGTGTTTGTCTCGTTTGAGTTAAAGCTTGAATTGGCTTAAGGAGCCATTTGGTTTGAATTTCACAGTTACTGTCATTATCTGTATCATAGGGTGATCAATgataatagattttgatgaaaacccatagtatatttataaaatggattttataatttataatttatattatttcttttttttttatccatttGTTGGAACCAGTAGAAACGATggcatttttttcttatttttacatttaaagagaaaaagataaataattaaaatggcattttgttttccaatttttatatttaaggaGAATAAGATGGGtaatgaagatgatttcctaGTGAAGGCGATTAATCACAAAACCCAAAGAAGAGGCCTATCATTCCCATTAGCCTCAAACAAACATCATATATGGGTataattgaatttgaaactcgTGTTGAAACCCAATTACCAAAAATCCCCTAATTTTTTAATGGATTGGGTTGTGCGCCTTATGTAAAGACCAAAAAGCCTCAACTAGGGTATTCACGGTAAATGTTTTGTTGCAAAAATTTCAATAATGAAAAATGTAACTGACAAAATGTTTTTCGTGCATTACATTTATCTACTTCTCATAACATATTGCATAGACATCATTAGGAGTGCAAACGAGTCGAACCGAATCAAGTTTCGGCCTAATCGAGCCAAGGCTCAACATAATTTTACGAAActcaaactcgagttcgaactcgagctcgaacttaaaaaataaaaaataattttatttttaaaaaatgaataaaataataaattttaataaataataaaatattagggatatttatatgtaattttactattaaaataaaaaatacatataATCGAGCTCGAGCCTACTCGCGAATTAATGAGTTACCATTCAATGGGGGTATTTTTGGAGTTAACCCCATTAATGAGTTAACTCCAAAAATACTCAACAAATAATGGTAATACTTGGGCAATGATTAGGATCCCGTTGGGACCCATAAAGTggaaatacatt from the Coffea arabica cultivar ET-39 chromosome 11e, Coffea Arabica ET-39 HiFi, whole genome shotgun sequence genome contains:
- the LOC113719652 gene encoding uncharacterized protein, encoding MLSREAPELVEQIGLNENKLEKFLDESDFYNSWEDLRHNSALLPCREAVRDLLQSCRELKDAMNFFREVGTESAFLSQHLKFLLSFAELCGRSNDWRCCQFVRGIMDVADKALEELECADKYGLRLEMREFKSNVYASAKLVTENCIEKKAKKFFDGKNGKRLVLLETLGMLHSFTEEIDTTLGREDPQSHNASFGRTGFPSLSMIRDKFARGDLPSLPLTYYLRAFPLVEVRKRRRVK